One stretch of Clavelina lepadiformis chromosome 6, kaClaLepa1.1, whole genome shotgun sequence DNA includes these proteins:
- the LOC143462203 gene encoding uncharacterized protein LOC143462203, with protein sequence MPICLGPIDGPVIMNNDMSLLGDRKAVGNILASQGTVPVCASDWQAISPSTSENELRMRNGEQMAKEDDTSYQCYHSNGDFGFGKESRYLKRSSYKSDSDELDMQRNVSSGAYAKEKGTSSADDDFANCDIFEKTSDDNSNMVPTSSPTDLSQFCDVKSAVAVARAAATLLKSERAAGFDEFLDDSQESSSLRQPNINDDCLSDRDSNSEKESEDMSKDIKDAVSQVLKGYDWTLVPMPVRMNGSQKSKPHVKRPMNAFMVWAQAARRKLADQYPHLHNAELSKTLGKLWRLLSEGEKKPFVDEAERLRIKHKKDHPDYKYQPRRRKASKTASSGSDQSQSGTNQKMITGKQQVKKQAELNGGTADSANMHQTLIANPITIQQAKKLHTTPPRISPHGICHSPGSSSSMAMQHQGSAALMYDAMQEQRMGAYHNSPDAIVPTSPQSGSIYLSDDASKSMTTETTGTLKTDSKTQQPGSAHCMKMGGQEINTLPQKTSSAFDVAEFEQYLPHSSAPISPASRSSVGRTIDSESFAYSCMSAGKNTMAGNSTDRNVSPIDHSVQTSVFPPNKETSEGFSNVSWANQCEILSVEPNMPSNSPSPNAARFPFSRSSRFAYDGDMGQCTKYPMPSSAADFNSFPHQSPPGARLPVKKEQVSPIQRHFYPQLNQDQQQAQFACMEALSPEPEVHSPPGPGSQQPYQAYFGTSRTGSESLSSSDMHSDAVFPQNFAQRSSFQSGRFEGCQSNLEPHRESRIPSIEETVRCSSESVKPYEHVGSPYDEAQSGHGSAERRFSLPTLSSNQYHRHHPYKQYAHGHHQALHGQYFSKSTDASHYVVPNEYTYVTPCVQMQHSAQYASAQHQQTNWSLSSSPNEVFSSHQ encoded by the exons ATGCCTATTTGCCTTGGACCGATCGACGGCCCCGTTATAATGAACAACGACATGAGCCTGCTTGGAGACAGAAAGGCAGTTGGCAACATCTTGGCCTCGCAAGGTACCGTACCTGTATGCGCAAGTGACTGGCAAGCAATCTCCCCATCCACATCAGAGAACGAATTGCGCATGCGCAACGGAGAGCAGATGGCGAAGGAAGATGACACAAGCTATCAATGTTACCATAGCAACGGCGACTTCGGATTCGGCAAGGAATCGAGATACCTAAAGCGAAGTAGTTACAAGTCAGATTCAGATGAACTTGACATGCAGAGAAATGTTTCGAGCGGGGCGTACGCAAAGGAAAAGGGCACATCGTCCGCAGATGACGATTTTGCAAACTGTGACATCTTCGAAAAAACCTCAGATGACAATAGCAACATGGTCCCCACTTCATCGCCAACAGACCTCAGTCAGTTTTGTGATGTTAAGTCGGCCGTAGCCGTGGCAAGGGCAGCTGCTACTTTGCTCAAATCAGAACGCGCCGCCGGATTTGACGAGTTTCTGGACGACAGCCAAGAATCGAGTTCCTTGCGACAACCCAACATCAACGACGATTGTTTGTCCGATCGCGACTCCAACTCTGAAAAGGAATCGGAGGACATGTCCAAGGACATAAAAGATGCGGTCAGCCAAGTACTCAAAGGCTACGACTGGACGTTGGTTCCGATGCCAGTCCGAATGAACGGATCACAGAAAAGCAAACCCCACGTAAAACGCCCCATGAATGCCTTCATGGTGTGGGCGCAG GCCGCCAGGAGAAAGTTAGCAGACCAATACCCTCATCTTCACAACGCTGAATTGAGCAAGACACTGGGCAAATTGTGGAG ATTACTGAGCGAAGGTGAAAAGAAGCCGTTTGTGGACGAGGCGGAAAGGCTCCGGATAAAACACAAGAAGGATCATCCCGATTACAAATATCAGCCTCGGCGTCGAAAGGCAAGCAAAACTGCCAGCAGTGGTTCCGATCAAAGCCAGTCGGGCACAAACCAAAAAATGATAACTGGAAAACAACAAGTCAAAAAGCAAGCTGAACTTAACGGCGGAACGGCTGATTCGGCTAACATGCACCAGACCTTAATCGCTAACCCTATTACCATTCAGCAAGCCAAAAAGCTGCACACTACCCCACCAAGGATATCGCCACACGGAATATGTCATTCGCCAGGAAGCTCGTCTTCAATGGCGATGCAGCATCAAGGGTCGGCTGCGCTCATGTACGACGCGATGCAGGAACAACGAATGGGCGCTTATCATAATTCTCCCGACGCAATCGTGCCCACTTCCCCGCAGTCTGGCTCGATTTACTTGTCCGATGACGCGTCGAAATCTATGACCACTGAAACAACCGGCACTCTCAAGACGGACAGCAAGACCCAACAACCCGGATCTGCGCATTGCATGAAAATGGGAGGTCAAGAGATAAACACTTTGCCACAGAAAACAAGCTCCGCTTTTGACGTGGCCGAATTTGAGCAATATCTCCCCCATTCCTCAGCCCCAATTAGCCCCGCCAGTCGTTCTAGCGTCGGCAGAACGATAGACTCTGAATCTTTTGCATACTCCTGTATGTCGGCTGGTAAGAACACCATGGCTGGGAATAGCACGGACCGCAATGTAAGTCCGATCGATCATTCGGTACAAACGTCAGTTTTCCCACCCAACAAGGAAACAAGTGAAGGCTTCAGCAATGTTAGCTGGGCTAACCAGTGTGAGATATTGTCGGTGGAACCCAACATGCCCAGCAACAGCCCTTCCCCAAATGCAGCAAGGTTCCCTTTCAGTCGTTCCTCTCGTTTCGCTTACGATGGAGACATGGGGCAGTGCACCAAATACCCAATGCCATCGTCCGCCGccgattttaattcttttccCCATCAGAGTCCCCCGGGAGCACGTCTTCCTGTGAAGAAGGAGCAGGTATCTCCAATTCAACGCCACTTCTACCCTCAACTTAACCAAGATCAGCAGCAGGCCCAGTTTGCGTGCATGGAGGCCCTTTCCCCCGAACCTGAAGTACATTCCCCCCCGGGACCAGGATCCCAGCAACCCTATCAAGCTTACTTCGGTACAAGTAGGACGGGAAGCGAGAGTTTATCCTCCTCTGATATGCATTCGGATGCTGTTTTCCCGCAGAACTTCGCACAAAGAAGCAGCTTTCAAAGTGGTAGATTCGAAGGGTGCCAGAGCAACTTGGAACCACACCGCGAGTCGAGAATTCCGTCCATTGAAGAGACGGTACGGTGTTCTTCGGAGTCTGTAAAACCGTATGAGCACGTTGGTTCCCCATACGACGAGGCACAGAGTGGACATGGTTCGGCCGAGCGTCGTTTTTCGCTTCCCACACTGTCCAGCAATCAATACCATCGCCACCACCCGTACAAGCAGTATGCCCATGGTCACCATCAAGCTCTGCACGGGCAGTACTTCAGCAAGTCGACAGACGCTTCTCATTACGTCGTGCCGAATGAATACACCTACGTCACTCCGTGTGTTCAGATGCAGCATAGCGCACAATATGCAAGCGCACAGCATCAGCAGACAAACTGGTCTCTCAGTAGTTCTCCCAACGAAGTATTTTCCTCGCACCAGTAG